A DNA window from Nerophis lumbriciformis linkage group LG33, RoL_Nlum_v2.1, whole genome shotgun sequence contains the following coding sequences:
- the setd9 gene encoding SET domain-containing protein 9, producing MFRHVLEKLHVKWKSYRHRFVPWIALNISKNEKTLRHVKKRSEDKLVPDEEVSGSLLRLFRVLYSEAVKGHFHVQVTSGKELSAHDAMFRSLGFCIERKRSTLPYAGCGVFVSRGVVPKGATVAMYPGTIYQPYEPILLQSIRNPFVFRCLDGVLVDGNDKAVSKMVYKSCSARDRMGPFVMSDTSWLTVSPENPLAVGQYVNNCSNEWPANVCYQEYDVPDTFPFELRRYLPNVNYGPHSQGPLRCVVLVSLRDITAGDELFSNYYTIVH from the coding sequence ATGTTTAGACACGTACTGGAGAAGTTACACGTCAAGTGGAAGTCGTACCGACACCGGTTTGTGCCTTGGATTGCactaaacatttctaaaaatgagAAAACCCTCCGACACGTGAAAAAGCGCTCTGAGGACAAGTTGGTCCCGGACGAAGAGGTGTCAGGCAGCCTGCTGCGGCTCTTCAGAGTCCTCTACAGTGAGGCGGTCAAAGGTCATTTTCACGTTCAGGTGACAAGTGGCAAGGAACTTAGTGCACACGATGCCATGTTCCGGTCACTTGGCTTCTGCATTGAGCGGAAGCGGAGCACACTGCCTTATGCAGGCTGCGGAGTGTTCGTCTCAAGAGGGGTGGTACCCAAAGGAGCCACAGTTGCCATGTACCCTGGCACCATCTACCAACCCTACGAGCCTATTCTTCTGCAGTCCATCAGAAACCCGTTTGTGTTTCGATGTCTCGATGGCGTCTTGGTTGACGGGAACGACAAAGCCGTCTCCAAAATGGTGTACAAGTCCTGCAGTGCCAGGGACCGAATGGGCCCTTTCGTGATGAGTGACACCAGCTGGCTCACGGTCAGCCCAGAGAACCCGCTCGCGGTGGGCCAGTATGTGAACAACTGCTCCAACGAGTGGCCTGCCAACGTGTGTTACCAGGAGTACGATGTCCCCGACACGTTTCCCTTTGAGCTTCGCCGATATCTTCCCAATGTCAACTATGGCCCTCACTCACAGGGACCTCTTCGGTGCGTGGTGCTCGTATCGCTCCGTGACATTACAGCAGGCGATGAGCTCTTTTCCAACTACTACACAATTGTACACTAG